From a region of the Falco cherrug isolate bFalChe1 chromosome 9, bFalChe1.pri, whole genome shotgun sequence genome:
- the SLC25A25 gene encoding calcium-binding mitochondrial carrier protein SCaMC-2 isoform X3: MLCLCLYVPVFGESQTEFQYFESKGLPAELKSIFRLSLFIPSQEFSTYRQWKQKIVKAGDKDLDGQLDFEEFVHYLQDHEKKLRLVFKSLDKKNDGRIDAQEIVQSLRDLGVKISEQQAEKILKSMDKNGTMTIDWNEWRDYHLLHPVENIPEIILYWKHSTIFDVGENLTVPDEFTVEERQTGMWWRHLVAGGGAGAVSRTCTAPLDRLKVLMQVHASRSNNMCIIGGFTQMIREGGPRSLWRGNGINVLKIAPESAIKFMAYEQIKRFIGTDQEMLRIHERLLAGSLAGAIAQSSIYPMEVLKTRMALRKTGQYSGMLDCAKNILSKEGMAAFYKGYIPNMLGIIPYAGIDLAVYETLKNAWLQRYAVNSADPGVFVLLACGTISSTCGQLASYPLALVRTRMQAQASVEGAPEVTMRGLFKHILKTEGAFGLYRGLAPNFMKVIPAVSISYVVYENLKMTLGVQSR, encoded by the exons ATGCTCTGCCTCTGTCTGTATGTGCCGGTGTTCGGGGAGTCGCAGACGGAGTTTCAATACTTTGAGTCAAAGGGGCTGCCAGCTGAACTCAAGTCTATATTCCGACTCAGCCTCTTCATTCCTTCCCAGGAGTTCTCCACTTACCGCCAGTGGAAGCAG aaaattgTGAAGGCTGGAGACAAGGACCTGGATGGACAACTGGATTTTGAGGAATTTGTTCACTATCTCCAGGATCATGAAAAGAAGCTGAGACTGGTCTTCAAGAGTTTGGATAAGAAGAATGATG GCCGTATTGATGCCCAGGAGATTGTGCAGTCTCTCCGGGACCTGGGAGTCAAGATCTCTGAACAGCAGgctgagaaaatactgaagag CATGGATAAAAATGGGACAATGACAATTGACTGGAATGAGTGGCGAGACTATCACCTGCTGCACCCAGTAGAGAACATTCCTGAAATCATCCTGTACTGGAAGCACTCCACG ATCTTTGACGTAGGAGAGAATTTGACCGTCCCTGATGAGTTCACAGTGGAAGAGAGGCAGACAGGGATGTGGTGGAGACATCTGGTTGCAGGTGGAGGTGCAGGCGCCGTGTCCAGAACCTGTACAGCTCCCTTGGACCGCTTGAAAGTGCTCATGCAG GTTCATGCCTCCCGCAGTAACAACATGTGCATCATTGGCGGTTTTACTCAAATGATCCGAGAGGGTGGACCAAGGTCACTGTGGCGAGGGAATGGCATCAATGTGTTGAAGATTGCACCAGAATCTGCCATTAAGTTCATGGCCTATGAGCAG ATCAAGCGGTTCATTGGTACTGACCAAGAAATGCTGAGGATTCATGAGCGGCTGTTAGCTGGGTCTCTGGCTGGGGCCATTGCACAGAGCAGCATCTACCCGATGGAG GTTCTGAAAACACGGATGGCTCTAAGGAAGACAGGACAATATTCAGGCATGTTGGATTGTGCCAAAAACATCCTTTCGAAGGAAGGAATGGCTGCCTTCTACAAAGGCTACATCCCCAACATGCTGGGAATCATTCCGTATGCTGGTATTGACCTGGCAGTCTACGAG ACACTAAAAAATGCCTGGTTGCAACGCTATGCTGTCAACAGCGCTGACCCTGGAGTCTTTGTTCTGCTGGCTTGTGGCACCATCTCCAGTACCTGTGGACAGCTTGCCAGTTACCCACTGGCTCTTGTGAGGACGCGCATGCAGGCCCAAG CTTCAGTGGAGGGTGCTCCCGAAGTGACGATGAGGGGACTGTTTAAACACATTCTGAAGACAGAGGGAGCGTTTGGTCTTTACCGGGGTCTGGCGCCGAACTTTATGAAGGTGATCCCAGCTGTAAGCATCAGCTACGTGGTTTATGAGAACTTGAAGATGACTCTGGGCGTGCAGTCACGGTGA
- the SLC25A25 gene encoding calcium-binding mitochondrial carrier protein SCaMC-2 isoform X2, which yields MVAGAAMVQTLWHFLSSFLPRAVCQGPADEKVDEARNTTPLPGPGEKGPKMLGKPQDRGTDPTERRPTILLVVGPAEHFPKKIVKAGDKDLDGQLDFEEFVHYLQDHEKKLRLVFKSLDKKNDGRIDAQEIVQSLRDLGVKISEQQAEKILKSMDKNGTMTIDWNEWRDYHLLHPVENIPEIILYWKHSTIFDVGENLTVPDEFTVEERQTGMWWRHLVAGGGAGAVSRTCTAPLDRLKVLMQVHASRSNNMCIIGGFTQMIREGGPRSLWRGNGINVLKIAPESAIKFMAYEQIKRFIGTDQEMLRIHERLLAGSLAGAIAQSSIYPMEVLKTRMALRKTGQYSGMLDCAKNILSKEGMAAFYKGYIPNMLGIIPYAGIDLAVYETLKNAWLQRYAVNSADPGVFVLLACGTISSTCGQLASYPLALVRTRMQAQASVEGAPEVTMRGLFKHILKTEGAFGLYRGLAPNFMKVIPAVSISYVVYENLKMTLGVQSR from the exons ATGGTCGCTGGAGCAGCAATGGTGCAGACCCTTTGGCATTTTCTGTCTAGCTTCCTTCCCAGGGCCGTATGCCAAGGTCCTGCAGATGAAAAAGTGGATGAGGCCAGAAACACCACCCCGCTTCCAGGCCCCGGGGAGAAAGGGCCAAAGATGTTGGGGAAGCCACAGGACAGAGGGACTGATCCCACTGAAAGGAGACCAACTATCCTACTGGTGGTTGGACCCGCAGAGCATTTTCCAAAG aaaattgTGAAGGCTGGAGACAAGGACCTGGATGGACAACTGGATTTTGAGGAATTTGTTCACTATCTCCAGGATCATGAAAAGAAGCTGAGACTGGTCTTCAAGAGTTTGGATAAGAAGAATGATG GCCGTATTGATGCCCAGGAGATTGTGCAGTCTCTCCGGGACCTGGGAGTCAAGATCTCTGAACAGCAGgctgagaaaatactgaagag CATGGATAAAAATGGGACAATGACAATTGACTGGAATGAGTGGCGAGACTATCACCTGCTGCACCCAGTAGAGAACATTCCTGAAATCATCCTGTACTGGAAGCACTCCACG ATCTTTGACGTAGGAGAGAATTTGACCGTCCCTGATGAGTTCACAGTGGAAGAGAGGCAGACAGGGATGTGGTGGAGACATCTGGTTGCAGGTGGAGGTGCAGGCGCCGTGTCCAGAACCTGTACAGCTCCCTTGGACCGCTTGAAAGTGCTCATGCAG GTTCATGCCTCCCGCAGTAACAACATGTGCATCATTGGCGGTTTTACTCAAATGATCCGAGAGGGTGGACCAAGGTCACTGTGGCGAGGGAATGGCATCAATGTGTTGAAGATTGCACCAGAATCTGCCATTAAGTTCATGGCCTATGAGCAG ATCAAGCGGTTCATTGGTACTGACCAAGAAATGCTGAGGATTCATGAGCGGCTGTTAGCTGGGTCTCTGGCTGGGGCCATTGCACAGAGCAGCATCTACCCGATGGAG GTTCTGAAAACACGGATGGCTCTAAGGAAGACAGGACAATATTCAGGCATGTTGGATTGTGCCAAAAACATCCTTTCGAAGGAAGGAATGGCTGCCTTCTACAAAGGCTACATCCCCAACATGCTGGGAATCATTCCGTATGCTGGTATTGACCTGGCAGTCTACGAG ACACTAAAAAATGCCTGGTTGCAACGCTATGCTGTCAACAGCGCTGACCCTGGAGTCTTTGTTCTGCTGGCTTGTGGCACCATCTCCAGTACCTGTGGACAGCTTGCCAGTTACCCACTGGCTCTTGTGAGGACGCGCATGCAGGCCCAAG CTTCAGTGGAGGGTGCTCCCGAAGTGACGATGAGGGGACTGTTTAAACACATTCTGAAGACAGAGGGAGCGTTTGGTCTTTACCGGGGTCTGGCGCCGAACTTTATGAAGGTGATCCCAGCTGTAAGCATCAGCTACGTGGTTTATGAGAACTTGAAGATGACTCTGGGCGTGCAGTCACGGTGA